The following are encoded in a window of Chitinophagaceae bacterium genomic DNA:
- a CDS encoding ABC transporter permease, whose translation MIKNYFKTAFRNLWRNRNFTFINVAGLAVGIAVCLVIFLIIKFELSFDEFHEKKSSIYRFVSVNENEDGVKRSAGVPYPLPTTLHNDFPSLVSTAVYSDRGDQIVIPDESNKGTVKKFKEESGMFFVEPSFFKIFDFPLIAGAYHSLKEPNTAVLTKATAERYFGDWRLAIGKTIKRNNKDLFKITGVLADPPSNTDLQLKIVASYVTLKDFTGNTDWISTASNHGCYFLLPEGTGPEAMNRQIAAFYKKYRKGDDRDARQSNIRLQSLAEVHYDAEAGNFIDRTVSKSMINTMWLIAAFILLIACVNFINLSTAQAFTRAKEVAVRKVLGSNRRQLKLQFYSETGLITFMAILLAVGITYAALPYLGTVVDLPLSLRFSKDPGILLFLLATGILVVLLAGFYPAVILSRFNPVTALKSKAAAVSGKGISLRRGLVVIQFVIAQALIIGTLIIVQQMDYFRSHSMGFDKDAIVNVAFPQDSLGKSKLDYLKNRLTAIDGIRSVSFSFASPADDGNWTSNFRFDHAEKEVDWHANLKWADADYLKTYGISLVAGRNLNPSDTAKEFLVNETLLKRLGITDPQQAINKEIDLWGEMKFSIVGVIKDFNAMSLRKAIVPVLITTVKDFYGTAGIKLQAKDVPSTLKKVEAVWGEVYPDFVYEQKFLDTKIENFYTQERKLSNLYKIFAALAIFLSCLGLYGLASFMAVQKIKEVGIRKVLGASVQNIVFLFSKEFLLLIGIAFLIAAPLAYYFMHDWLQDFVYRVNISWWVIALAGLIAIAVALITISFKAFKAAIANPVKSLRSE comes from the coding sequence ATGATAAAGAACTATTTTAAAACAGCATTCAGGAATTTGTGGCGGAACAGGAATTTCACATTCATCAATGTGGCGGGGCTTGCTGTTGGCATCGCCGTTTGCCTCGTCATCTTCCTCATCATAAAGTTTGAACTGAGCTTTGATGAATTTCATGAAAAGAAAAGCAGTATTTACAGGTTCGTTTCCGTAAACGAGAATGAAGATGGGGTGAAACGCAGTGCAGGTGTTCCCTATCCGTTACCCACCACCCTGCACAATGATTTTCCTTCGCTGGTTTCCACGGCTGTTTATTCCGACCGGGGCGACCAGATCGTTATACCGGACGAATCAAACAAGGGCACAGTAAAAAAATTCAAGGAAGAGAGCGGGATGTTTTTTGTGGAGCCTTCTTTTTTTAAAATATTCGATTTCCCGCTTATAGCCGGTGCGTATCATTCATTGAAGGAACCGAATACGGCCGTACTGACCAAAGCCACAGCAGAACGTTATTTCGGCGACTGGCGGCTGGCCATTGGAAAAACCATCAAGCGGAACAACAAAGACCTTTTTAAGATAACCGGTGTACTTGCCGACCCCCCTTCCAATACAGACCTGCAGCTGAAAATTGTTGCCTCTTATGTTACACTAAAAGATTTTACCGGTAACACCGACTGGATAAGCACTGCTTCAAACCACGGCTGTTATTTCCTGTTGCCGGAGGGTACCGGTCCTGAAGCCATGAACAGGCAGATCGCTGCCTTTTACAAAAAATACAGGAAAGGAGATGACCGCGATGCCCGGCAAAGTAACATCCGGTTGCAATCCTTAGCGGAAGTACATTATGATGCAGAGGCTGGTAATTTCATTGACCGCACGGTTTCAAAAAGCATGATCAATACCATGTGGCTGATCGCCGCATTCATTTTACTGATCGCCTGTGTAAATTTCATTAACCTGTCTACAGCCCAGGCATTTACCCGGGCAAAAGAAGTGGCGGTAAGAAAAGTACTGGGCAGTAACAGGCGCCAGCTGAAACTGCAGTTTTACAGCGAAACGGGCCTGATCACATTCATGGCCATATTGCTTGCTGTTGGGATAACCTATGCAGCGCTTCCTTATCTTGGAACTGTTGTGGACCTGCCCCTGAGCCTGCGCTTTTCTAAAGATCCGGGCATCCTCTTATTCCTGCTGGCCACCGGCATCCTGGTCGTATTACTTGCAGGTTTTTATCCGGCGGTCATCTTATCCCGTTTTAATCCCGTTACTGCTTTAAAAAGCAAGGCAGCTGCGGTGAGCGGAAAAGGGATCTCATTACGCAGGGGATTGGTGGTGATCCAGTTCGTGATCGCACAGGCGCTCATCATCGGTACATTGATCATTGTGCAGCAGATGGATTATTTCAGAAGCCATTCCATGGGGTTTGATAAGGACGCTATTGTGAATGTGGCTTTTCCGCAGGACAGCCTTGGCAAATCAAAACTGGATTATTTGAAGAACAGGCTGACAGCCATTGACGGCATCCGTTCGGTGAGCTTCAGTTTTGCCAGCCCGGCAGACGACGGCAACTGGACCTCCAATTTCCGTTTTGATCATGCTGAAAAGGAGGTCGATTGGCATGCCAACCTCAAATGGGCCGATGCAGATTATTTAAAGACATACGGAATATCATTGGTGGCCGGCCGCAACCTGAATCCTTCCGATACCGCAAAAGAATTTTTGGTAAATGAGACCCTGCTGAAGCGGCTTGGTATCACCGATCCGCAGCAGGCGATCAATAAGGAAATTGACCTGTGGGGAGAGATGAAATTTTCCATTGTAGGCGTGATAAAGGATTTCAATGCCATGTCGTTGCGCAAAGCCATTGTGCCGGTACTGATAACCACCGTAAAGGATTTTTATGGAACGGCCGGTATCAAACTGCAGGCAAAAGATGTACCCTCCACCCTAAAAAAAGTGGAAGCGGTATGGGGGGAGGTTTATCCGGATTTTGTGTATGAACAAAAATTCCTGGATACAAAAATTGAGAATTTTTATACGCAGGAGCGCAAACTTTCCAACCTGTATAAAATATTTGCTGCACTGGCTATATTCCTGAGTTGCCTTGGCCTCTACGGACTTGCATCCTTCATGGCCGTGCAGAAGATCAAGGAAGTGGGCATCCGCAAAGTACTTGGTGCATCGGTGCAGAACATTGTATTTCTTTTTTCAAAGGAATTCTTACTGCTGATCGGTATCGCATTCCTTATTGCTGCACCGTTGGCGTATTATTTTATGCACGACTGGTTGCAGGATTTTGTTTACCGGGTGAATATCTCCTGGTGGGTAATTGCATTGGCAGGTTTGATAGCTATTGCTGTTGCATTGATCACCATTAGTTTCAAAGCCTTTAAGGCAGCCATTGCAAATCCGGTTAAAAGTTTAAGGTCAGAATAA